One Littorina saxatilis isolate snail1 linkage group LG1, US_GU_Lsax_2.0, whole genome shotgun sequence genomic window carries:
- the LOC138979835 gene encoding uncharacterized protein, producing the protein MEEARELVELGHNVIILGQAGTGKTTLVAELCHSLRLSGRKVAVTATTGIACQSLPVGAMTLHRWSGIADGRHSVRETDCPVMLIRNISDQLVNGSLGHVVDLHHDKVVVHFEKTNMTVELSRIAFSVHDPRQKKDIAVRHQFQVVPSFALTIHKAQGLTLERVEIDCEEVFQPGQIGVALGRARSIEGLRVVNFDTRKVLPQPSTVHDYYKVGSAEVNENLTCCRHKRFQTTYAEDTANEPREEDVPLEGMDQEPLDDDPDVDLDCTPLEFKAVLVDLTNKQVTPQQKSVSQAAKQLLMTPVLVDEFLRKVYGFMLRKILALSSAEKVDSRLITIFYSECHAFLSSRQYFVLCRFLFGCEAAVTDANFLVAHALVLKVRQLVVHQEARRRQPNVPGTAEKSNIRLQPDLSDAPDCRAKVRHVAGYCIAKLRERKRKALMNNIFKKGEAAEQALCDADNALDLLGQASLTESEASALTSDSDSLSETARKQNVRQSLTHVTDTVYVFFECLVLTILSLQTEDNLHDHGKLLYHFVVDKVIDDVHLFSLWTHIFSAPPSSRLGDNENSIEGVLKRVVDRVECLTGLFRDIVHISLNILNNQFRKDFLHQLQVQKEAAHRIQIKIKKMKTKQEAQLSYYYFDEDASHGKIVFLHRLQAVLQSGGSCDHFTKNQLVTICDFYKVRSSMRMKKDDLMQQLKDFCTQPVAEGMACAGPSMPSTSGTESESAIDIGSGIQTVMPSSSPSKCHLCKGQYKKRQHWITCDSCRAWFHRKCAGMGKSTDWSHYCEQGAKWYCKNCDTAGIL; encoded by the exons ATGGAAGAAGCACGTGAATTAGTCGAGCTTGGACACAACGTCATTATTCTTGGACAAGCAG gCACTGGGAAAACAACACTCGTTGCAGAATTATGCCACAGTCTTCGGTTATCCGGGCGAAAAGTTGCAGTGACAGCAACAACTGGCATCGCTTGCCAGAGCCTACCAGTGGGAGCCATGACTCTACACCGCTGGTCAGGAATCGCGGATGGCCGACacagtgtgagagagacagattgTCCAGTTATGCTGATCCGCAACATAAGCGACCAGTTAGTCAACGGCAGTCTTGGCCATGTTGTGGACCTCCACCATGACAAAGTGGTTGTCCACTTCGAGAAGACCAACATGACAGTGGAGTTGAGCCGTATTGCTTTCTCAG TCCATGATCCTCGACAGAAGAAGGACATCGCTGTGAGGCATCAGTTTCAAGTAGTTCCTAGCTTCGCACTGACCATCCACAAAGCTCAAGGACTGACACTTGAAAG GGTGGAGATTGACTGTGAAGAAGTCTTCCAACCTGGCCAAATTGGAGTTGCCTTGGGTCGAGCAAGAAGCATTGAAGGCTTGCGAGTGGTGAACTTTGACACAAGAAAAGTTCTTCCTCAACCTTCTACCGTGCATGACTACTACAAAGTTGGTTCCGCTGAAGTCAACGAAAATTTGACCTGTTGCAGGCACAAAAG GTTCCAAACTACATATGCTGAGGACACAGCCAATGAGCCACGTGAAGAAGACGTTCCACTGGAAGGGATGGATCAGGAACCCCTAGACGACGACCCAGATGTTGATCTGGACTGCACTCCACTGGAGTTCAAGGCAGTTCTTGTGGATCTCACAAATAAACAGGTGACGCCACAACAAAAATCAGTTTCCCAAGCTGCTAAACAGCTGCTTATGACACCTGTACTGGTTGATGAGTTCCTCAGGAAAGTCTATGGCTTCATGCTGCGAAAGATTCTGGCCCTCTCATCCGCAGAGAAAGTTGACAGCAGACTGATAACCATATTTTATTCAGAGTGTCATGCTTTTCTTTCTTCCAGGCAATACTTTGTCCTCTGCCGTTTCTTGTTTGGTTGTGAAGCTGCTGTTACCGATGCGAACTTCTTGGTTGCTCACGCACTGGTGTTGAAAGTCCGACAACTCGTCGTCCACCAAGAAGCCAGAAGAAGACAACCAAACGTTCCTGGCACTGCAGAGAAGTCGAACATCAGACTACAACCAGACCTCTCCGATGCACCAGACTGCAGGGCCAAGGTGCGCCACGTAGCCGGATATTGTATTGCGAAACTGCGCGAAAGGAAGCGGAAAGCTCTCATGAATAATATATTTAAGAAAGGTGAAGCAGCTGAGCAGGCACTTTGTGACGCTGACAACGCACTTGATCTCCTTGGACAAGCAAGTCTTACTGAATCCGAGGCATCAGCTCTGACGTCAGATTCAGATAGTTTGTCCGAAACTGCACGCAAGCAGAATGTGAGGCAGAGCCTGACGCATGTCACCGAcactgtgtatgtgttttttgaGTGTCTTGTTTTAACCATTTTGTCCTTACAAACGGAAGACAATCTTCATGACCATGGGAAGCTCCTCTATCATTTTGTAGTTGACAAAGTGATTGATGATGTACACCTGTTCAGTCTGTGGACACACATTTTTTCTGCCCCACCATCTTCAAGACTTGGAGATAATGAAAACTCCATAGAAGGTGTCTTGAAGAGGGTGGTTGACAGAGTTGAATGTCTCACAGGGCTGTTCAGGGACATTGTACACATTTCTTTAAACATTTTGAATAACCAATTTCGAAAAGATTTCTTACATCAGCTGCAGGTGCAAAAAGAAGCTGCACACAGaattcaaataaaaataaagaaaatgaaaacaaagcaaGAAGCGCAACTATCATATTATTACTTTGATGAGGATGCTTCCCATGGGAAGATTGTCTTTCTGCATCGACTGCAGGCAGTGTTGCAGTCAGGGGGCAGCTGCGACCACTTTACCAAGAATCAATTGGTCACAATTTGTGATTTCTACAAAGTTAGATCATCAATGCGAATGAAGAAAGACGATCTCATGCAACAGCTGAAGGACTTTTGCACTCAACCTGTAGCTGAAGGTATGGCATGTGCTGGTCCTTCCATGCCAAGTACATCCGgaactgagagtgagagtgcaATCGACATAGGTTCAGGGATTCAAACAGTTATGCCTTCATCAAGTCCCTCAAAGTGTCATCTGTGCAAGGGCCAGTACAAGAAACGACAGCACTGGATCACTTGTGATTCTTGTCGTGCATGGTTTCACAGAAAATGTGCTGGTATGGGGAAAAGCACAGACTGGTCACATTACTGCGAACAAGGGGCAAAATGGTACTGCAAAAACTGTGATACTGCAGGCATCCTGTAG
- the LOC138979809 gene encoding phosphomevalonate kinase-like isoform X2 yields MRLSAPLKGQYAKEHNLDFDRLLDASDYKEHYRVDMIRWGEERRNQDPSFFCRLATEVKEADHLVWVISDARRLTDLDYFRKHYRQTIAVRIQADDTVRAERGFVFTPGVDDAESECGLDTVKDWDFCLNNNNQQQLEEQFTLLLNTIQLNLS; encoded by the exons ATGAGACTGTCTGCTCCATTAAAAGGCCAGTATGCAAAG GAACACAACcttgactttgatcgtcttctTGATGCTTCAGACTACAAAGAACACTACAGAGTTGATATGATACGATGGGGTGAAGAGCGAAGGAATCAGGATCCTTCCTTTTTCTGTCGCCTAGCAACAGAAGTCAAAGAAGCTGACCATCTGGTGTGGGTCATAAGTGATGCCAGACGACTCACAGACCTTGACTACTTTCGCAAACATTACAGACAGACCATCGCTGTTCGAATCCAAGCAGATGATACAGTAAGAGCAGAGAGGGGATTTGTTTTTACACCAG GTGTGGATGATGCAGAATCTGAGTGTGGCCTGGACACTGTGAAAGACTGGGACTTCTGTCTAAATAACAATAATCAGCAGCAGCTTGAGGAACAATTCACGTTGCTTCTCAACACGATACAGTTAAATTTATCATAG
- the LOC138979809 gene encoding phosphomevalonate kinase-like isoform X1, whose product MAAPRAVVVLSGKRKSGKDFVANLLQERLGCQVCAIMRLSAPLKGQYAKEHNLDFDRLLDASDYKEHYRVDMIRWGEERRNQDPSFFCRLATEVKEADHLVWVISDARRLTDLDYFRKHYRQTIAVRIQADDTVRAERGFVFTPGVDDAESECGLDTVKDWDFCLNNNNQQQLEEQFTLLLNTIQLNLS is encoded by the exons ATGGCAGCTCCCAGGGCAGTAGTGGTGCTGAGCGGCAAAAGAAAATCTGGGAAGGATTTTGTAGCAAATTTATTGCAAGAAAG GTTAGGGTGTCAAGTATGTGCCATCATGAGACTGTCTGCTCCATTAAAAGGCCAGTATGCAAAG GAACACAACcttgactttgatcgtcttctTGATGCTTCAGACTACAAAGAACACTACAGAGTTGATATGATACGATGGGGTGAAGAGCGAAGGAATCAGGATCCTTCCTTTTTCTGTCGCCTAGCAACAGAAGTCAAAGAAGCTGACCATCTGGTGTGGGTCATAAGTGATGCCAGACGACTCACAGACCTTGACTACTTTCGCAAACATTACAGACAGACCATCGCTGTTCGAATCCAAGCAGATGATACAGTAAGAGCAGAGAGGGGATTTGTTTTTACACCAG GTGTGGATGATGCAGAATCTGAGTGTGGCCTGGACACTGTGAAAGACTGGGACTTCTGTCTAAATAACAATAATCAGCAGCAGCTTGAGGAACAATTCACGTTGCTTCTCAACACGATACAGTTAAATTTATCATAG